In Erigeron canadensis isolate Cc75 chromosome 6, C_canadensis_v1, whole genome shotgun sequence, the following are encoded in one genomic region:
- the LOC122602776 gene encoding ABC transporter B family member 15-like: MSKLNRTDTNSRKVKNGSLRSIFMHADGADMVLMTLGFLGAVGDGISMPTMLLITSKIMNNIGDSSSLSMDIFIDKMNQNAVNLCYMAIGIWVACFLEGYCWARTAERQASRLRSRYLKAVLRQEVAYFDLNVTSTAEIITSVSSDSLVIQEFISEKVPMFLMNMSIFGGAYIVAFILLWRLAIVGLPFIFLLVIPGLIYGKVLISLSRKIREEYNKAGNVVEQAISSIRTVYSFVGENKAITEYSAALQGTVKLGLKQGLAKGVAIGSNGVVFAVWSFLSWYGSRLVMYHGASGGTVFAVGAAIAIGGLSLGSGLSNVKYFSDAMAASERIREVIKRVPEIDSDNMEGEMLQEVCGDVEFKHVSFAYPSRPESVIFKDFNLKVPAGLTVALVGGSGSGKSTVIALLQRFYDPQGGDICVDGVKIDKLQLKWLRSQMGLVSQEPALFATTIKENILFGKEDATMEEVIEAAKASNAHNFISQLPQAYDTQVGERGVQMSGGQKQRIAIARAIIKSPRILLLDEATSALDTESERVVQEALDHAAVGRTTIVIAHRLSTIRSADIIVVVQDGQVVESGSHDDLIQVENGLYTSLVRLQETKKNDEPPINPYLAGPSSVSSTFDVHNTSSRKLSLVSRSSSASSFNRCAVENLTLQANQEFPVPSFKRLLAMNSPEWKEALLGSVSAVLFGAIQPLYAFALGSMISVYFLPDHDDIKHKTMIYALCFVGLAVFSMVINIIQHYNFAAMGEQLTKRVRERMLSKILTFEIGWFDQDENSSGAICSRLAKDANVVRSLVGDRSALLIQTFSAVIIACTMGLVIAWRLALVMIAVQPLIIVCFYCKRVLLKNMSQKAMKSQDESSKLAAEAVSNLRTVTAFSSQTRILKMLEETQKAPMRESIKQAWYAGIGLGFSQSLMACTWALDFWYGGKLISEGHLGSKALFQTFMILVSTGRVIADAGTMTNDLAKGSDAVQSVFAVLDRYTLIEPEDPDGKKPEIITGHIEIRDVDFAYPARPDVMIFKGFSINIQAGKSTALVGQSGSGKSTIIGLIERFYDPMKGVVKVDGRDIRSYHLRTLRKYIALVSQEPALFAGTIRQNIIYGASAEISESEIIGAAKAANAHDFIAVLKDGYDTWCGDRGVQLSGGQKQRIAIARAILKNPTVLLLDEATSALDSQSEKVVQDALERMMVGRTSVVVAHRLSTIQSCDTIAVLEKGKVVEKGNHGSLLAKGPSGAYYSLVSLQKPTSTN, from the exons aTGAGTAAATTAAATAGAACAGATACAAATagtaggaaggtcaagaatggATCATTACGATCGATTTTCATGCATGCTGATGGTGCTGATATGGTGTTGATGACTCTTGGATTTTTGGGTGCGGTCGGAGATGGAATTTCGATGCCGACTATGTTACTTATCACTAGTAAAATCATGAATAATATTGGTGATTCATCTTCTTTATCCATGGATATCTTCATTGACAAAATGAACCAG AATGCTGTAAATCTTTGCTACATGGCTATTGGGATATGGGTTGCCTGTTTTCTAG AGGGATATTGTTGGGCAAGAACGGCAGAGAGGCAGGCATCAAGATTGAGATCAAGGTACTTAAAAGCAGTTTTAAGGCAAGAAGTAGCGTATTTCGATTTAAATGTCACAAGCACAGCCGAAATCATTACTAGTGTATCTAGTGATAGCCTTGTTATTCAAGAATTTATTAGCGAAAAG GTGCCAATGTTCTTGATGAATATGTCAATATTTGGTGGGGCATATATTGTAGCATTTATATTACTATGGAGGCTAGCAATCGTTGGCcttccttttatttttcttttggttaTACCTGGTTTAATCTATGGAAAAGTTTTAATAAGCTTATCAAGAAAGATTAGGGAGGAATATAACAAGGCTGGTAATGTGGTCGAACAAGCCATTTCTTCGATTAGGACGGTTTATTCGTTTGTGGGCGAAAATAAGGCTATAACAGAGTACTCTGCTGCCCTTCAAGGCACTGTGAAGTTGGGTTTAAAGCAAGGTTTGGCTAAAGGAGTGGCAATTGGAAGCAATGGTGTGGTTTTCGCCGTATGGTCTTTCTTGTCTTGGTACGGTAGTCGGTTGGTGATGTATCATGGGGCTAGCGGAGGGACCGTGTTTGCTGTTGGGGCCGCAATCGCCATCGGTGGACT ATCGCTCGGTTCTGGGTTGTCAAACGTGAAGTACTTTTCCGATGCAATGGCTGCAAGCGAACGTATAAGGGAAGTGATCAAAAGGGTTCCTGAAATCGATTCAGATAACATGGAAGGGGAGATGTTACAAGAAGTATGTGGGGATGTGGAATTTAAGCATGTGAGTTTTGCTTACCCATCAAGGCCAGAATCAGTGATATTCAAAGACTTTAACTTAAAGGTTCCAGCCGGGTTGACCGTGGCATTGGTTGGTGGAAGCGGGTCGGGTAAATCAACAGTGATTGCGTTGTTGCAAAGGTTTTATGATCCCCAAGGAGGTGATATTTGTGTAGATGGGGTGAAAATCGATAAGCTTCAACTAAAATGGCTAAGATCGCAAATGGGTTTGGTAAGTCAAGAGCCTGCTCTATTCGCGACGACTATAAAAGAGAACATACTTTTCGGTAAGGAAGATGCCACTATGGAAGAAGTCATTGAGGCTGCAAAAGCTTCAAATGCACATAACTTCATCTCTCAACTGCCTCAGGCTTATGACACTCAA GTTGGTGAAAGAGGAGTCCAAATGTCAGGTGGACAAAAACAAAGAATTGCGATTGCTCGCGCAATAATCAAGTCGCCTCGTATCCTTCTTTTGGACGAGGCAACAAGTGCACTCGATACAGAATCAGAACGAGTGGTTCAGGAAGCCCTGGACCACGCAGCTGTTGGTAGAACCACTATTGTCATTGCTCACCGTCTCTCGACTATTAGAAGTGCAGACATAATAGTTGTGGTCCAAGATGGTCAAGTAGTCGAGTCTGGGTCCCATGACGACCTCATTCAAGTTGAAAATGGGTTATATACATCACTCGTTCGCCTCCaggaaactaaaaaaaatgatgaaccACCCATTAACCCATATCTGGCTGGACCATCTTCAGTTAGCTCAACATTTGATGTCCACAACACGAGTAGTCGTAAGCTGTCATTGGTAAGCCGGTCAAGCTCTGCTAGCTCATTTAACCGCTGTGCAGTTGAGAACTTGACTCTGCAGGCTAACCAAGAATTTCCTGTGCCGTCTTTTAAGCGACTTTTGGCAATGAACAGTCCTGAATGGAAGGAGGCGTTGTTAGGGAGTGTGAGCGCGGTACTATTTGGTGCAATTCAACCACTATATGCTTTTGCATTAGGGTCAATGATATCTGTGTATTTTTTGCCAGATCATGATGATATCAAGCATAAAACTATGATATATGCGTTGTGTTTTGTTGGTTTGGCAGTTTTCTCAATGGTAATCAATATCATTCAACATTATAACTTTGCAGCCATGGGCGAACAGTTAACAAAAAGAGTCCGTGAAAGGATGTTGTCAAAGATACTCACCTTTGAAATAGGGTGGTTTGATCAGGATGAAAATTCAAGTGGAGCCATTTGTTCAAGACTCGCGAAAGATGCCAAtgtg gTGAGATCATTGGTGGGTGATCGGAGTGCTCTTCTTATTCAAACATTCTCAGCTGTGATTATTGCCTGCACGATGGGATTGGTAATTGCTTGGAGACTGGCATTGGTGATGATTGCGGTTCAGCCACTTATAATCGTTTGCTTCTATTGCAAACGGGTTTTGTTAAAGAACATGTCACAAAAAGCCATGAAGTCACAAGATGAAAGCAGCAAGTTAGCAGCCGAAGCTGTTTCAAATCTACGCACTGTCACTGCCTTTTCGTCTCAAACACGAATCCTCAAAATGTTGGAAGAGACCCAAAAAGCACCAATGCGTGAAAGCATCAAGCAAGCTTGGTATGCTGGAATCGGGCTTGGGTTTTCTCAAAGCCTTATGGCTTGTACTTGGGCTCTAGACTTTTGGTATGGTGGGAAGTTGATTAGTGAAGGTCATTTGGGGTCAAAAGCGCTTTTCCAAACATTTATGATCTTAGTAAGCACGGGCAGGGTCATTGCGGATGCAGGGACCATGACAAATGATCTAGCTAAAGGATCTGATGCAGTGCAGTCTGTGTTTGCGGTGTTGGACCGTTACACCTTGATAGAGCCCGAGGACCCTGATGGTAAAAAGCCTGAGATCATTACGGGCCATATAGAGATACGTGATGTCGACTTTGCATACCCTGCACGTCCTGACGTCATGATATTTAAGGGGTTCTCCATCAATATTCAAGCTGGGAAATCAACTGCATTGGTTGGACAAAGTGGGTCAGGGAAATCAACCATAATTGGGTTAATCGAGCGTTTTTATGATCCAATGAAAGGCGTGGTGAAAGTTGATGGAAGAGATATAAGGTCATACCATTTAAGAACTCTAAGGAAATACATTGCACTTGTGAGTCAAGAGCCAGCATTATTCGCTGGTACTATACGTCAAAACATTATCTACGGGGCATCTGCAGAAATTAGTGAATCAGAGATCATAGGGGCTGCAAAAGCGGCCAATGCTCATGATTTTATAGCTGTTTTAAAAGATGGGTATGACACATGGTGTGGTGATCGCGGAGTACAACTCTCTGGTGGACAAAAGCAACGCATTGCCATAGCCCGTGCCATACTTAAAAACCCCACTGTTTTGTTACTAGACGAAGCCACTAGTGCGTTAGATAGTCAATCAGAAAAAGTAGTACAAGATGCACTTGAGAGAATGATGGTGGGACGGACAAGTGTGGTCGTGGCACATAGGCTGAGTACCATTCAAAGCTGTGACACAATTGCGGTTTTGGAGAAGGGGAAAGTGGTAGAGAAAGGAAACCATGGTTCATTGTTAGCCAAAGGGCCAAGTGGAGCTTACTACTCACTTGTTAGTCTTCAAAAACCTACTTCTACTAATTAA
- the LOC122602777 gene encoding ABC transporter B family member 15-like: MSKQGTDTNRKAKNGSLRSIFMHADGADMVLMTLGLLGAIADGISTPTMLLITSKIMNSIGDSSSLSMDTFIDQINQNAVYLCYMAIGIWVACFLEGYCWARTAERQTSRLRSSYLKAVLRQEVAYFDLNVTSTSEIIASVSSDSLVIQEFISEKVPMFLMNISIFVGAYIVAFILLWRLAIVAFPFILVLVIPGLIYGRILMSLSRKIREEYNKAGNVAEQAISSIRTVYSFVGEHKAMTEYSAALQGTVKLGLKQGLAKGVAIGSNGLVFAIWSFMSWYGSRLVMYHGANGGTVFAVEVAITIGGLSLGSGLSNVKYFSDAMAASESIREVIKRVPEIDSENMEGKILQKVCGVVEFKNVRFAYPSRPESRIFKDFNLHVPAGMTVALVGGSGSGKSTVIALLQRFYDPQGGDICIDGVRIDKLQLKWLRSQMGLVSQEPTLFATTIKENILFGKEDAIMEEVTEAAKASNAHNFISQLPQAYDTQVGERGVQISGGQKQRIAIARAIIKSPRILLLDEATSALDTESERVVQEALDHAAVGRTTIVIAHRLSTIRNADIIVVVQDGQVVESGSHEDLIQLENGFYTSLVRLQEFMKNDEPINPYLPGPSLVTSTFDAHNTSSLKQSMVKQSTSASSFNHGRGEISPLQARQEVPVPSYKRLLAMNGPEWKEASLGSIGAILFGAVQPLYCFALGSMVSVYFLPDHDDIEHKTMIYTLCFVGLAIFSMVINIIQHYNFASMGEQLTKRVREKMLSKILTFEIGWFDEDENSSGAICSRLAKDANVVRSLVGDRSALLIQTLSAVIIACTMGLVIAWRLALIMITVQPLIIVCFYCKRVLLKNMSQKVMKSQDESSKLAAEAVSNLRTVTAFSSQTRIIKMLEETQKAPMRESIKQAWYAGFGLGFSQSVMACTRALDFWYGGKLISEGHLGSKAFFQTLMILASTGRVIADAGTMTNDLAKGSDAVQSVFAVLDRYSLIEPEDPHGKKSEIITGHIEICDVDFAYPARPDVMIFKGFSINIQAGKSTALVGQSGSGKSTIIGLIERFYDPVKGVVKVDGRDIRLYHLRTLRKSIALVSQEPALFAGTIRKNITYGASKEVSESEILEAAKAANAHDFITVLKDGYDTWCGDRGVQLSGGQKQRIAIARAILKKPPVLLLDEATSALDSQSEKVVQDALEKMMVGRTSVVVAHRLSTIQSCDTIAVLDKGKVVEKGNHGSLLAKGPSGAYYSLVSLQKPTSSDHSIN, translated from the exons ATGAGTAAACAGGGAACAGATACAAATAGGAAGGCCAAGAATGGATCGTTACGATCGATTTTCATGCATGCTGATGGTGCTGATATGGTCTTGATGACTCTTGGACTTTTAGGTGCGATCGCAGATGGAATTTCTACGCCAACTATGTTACTTATCACTAGTAAAATTATGAATAGTATTGGTGATTCATCTTCTTTATCTATGGATACATTCATCGACCAAATAAACCAG AATGCTGTATATCTTTGCTACATGGCTATTGGGATATGGGTTGCCTGTTTTCTAG AGGGATATTGTTGGGCAAGAACAGCAGAGAGGCAGACATCACGATTGAGATCAAGTTATTTGAAAGCAGTTTTAAGGCAAGAAGTAGCGTATTTCGATTTAAATGTCACAAGCACATCCGAGATAATTGCAAGTGTTTCTAGTGATAGCCTAGTTATTCAAGAATTTATCAGCGAAAAG GTGCCAATGTTTTTGATGAATATCTCAATATTTGTTGGGGCATATATTGTAGCATTTATATTGCTATGGAGGCTCGCAATTGTTGCGTTTccatttattttagttttggtTATACCCGGGTTAATTTATGGAAGGATTTTGATGAGCTTATCAAGAAAGATTAGGGAGGAGTATAACAAGGCTGGTAATGTGGCCGAACAGGCTATTTCTTCGATCAGGACAGTTTATTCGTTTGTGGGCGAACACAAGGCCATGACTGAGTACTCTGCTGCCCTTCAAGGGACTGTGAAGTTAGGTTTAAAGCAAGGATTGGCTAAAGGAGTGGCAATTGGAAGCAATGGTCTGGTTTTTGCCATATGGTCTTTCATGTCTTGGTACGGTAGTCGGTTGGTGATGTATCATGGAGCTAACGGAGGGACTGTGTTTGCTGTTGAGGTTGCCATCACCATCGGTGGACT ATCACTCGGTTCTGGATTGTCTAATGTGAAGTACTTTTCCGATGCAATGGCTGCAAGCGAAAGCATAAGAGAAGTGATCAAAAGAGTTCCGGAAATTGATTCAGAGAACATGGAAGGGAAGATATTACAAAAAGTATGTGGAGTAGTGGAATTTAAGAATGTAAGATTTGCTTACCCATCAAGGCCGGAATCAAGGATATTCAAAGACTTTAACTTACACGTTCCAGCGGGGATGACTGTGGCATTGGTTGGTGGGAGCGGGTCTGGTAAATCAACAGTGATTGCCTTGTTGCAGAGGTTTTATGATCCCCAAGGAGGTGATATTTGTATAGATGGGGTGAGGATTGATAAGCTTCAACTAAAATGGCTAAGATCGCAAATGGGATTGGTAAGTCAAGAGCCTACTCTATTCGCGACCACTATCAAAGAGAACATACTTTTTGGCAAGGAAGATGCAATTATGGAAGAAGTCACTGAAGCTGCAAAAGCTTCAAATGCTCATAACTTCATCTCTCAATTGCCTCAGGCCTATGACACTCAG GTTGGTGAAAGAGGGGTTCAAATTTCAGGTGGACAAAAACAAAGAATTGCTATTGCCCGTGCAATAATCAAGTCGCCTCGTATCCTTCTTTTGGACGAGGCAACAAGTGCACTCGATACAGAATCAGAACGAGTAGTTCAGGAAGCACTGGACCATGCGGCTGTTGGTAGAACCACTATTGTCATTGCTCACCGTCTCTCGACTATTAGAAATGCAGACATAATAGTTGTGGTCCAGGATGGTCAGGTGGTCGAGTCGGGGTCCCATGAAGacctcattcaacttgaaaatGGCTTTTACACATCACTCGTTCGCCTACAggaatttatgaaaaatgacgAACCCATTAACCCCTACCTGCCCGGACCATCTTTAGTTACCTCAACATTTGATGCCCACAACACGAGTAGCCTTAAGCAGTCAATGGTGAAGCAGTCAACCTCTGCTAGCTCGTTCAACCATGGCAGAGGAGAGATCTCCCCCTTGCAGGCCAGGCAAGAAGTTCCTGTTCCGTCTTATAAGAGGCTTCTGGCAATGAACGGCCCTGAATGGAAGGAGGCGTCGTTAGGAAGTATTGGTGCAATTCTATTTGGTGCAGTTCAACCACTCTATTGTTTTGCATTAGGGTCAATGGTATCTGTATATTTTTTGCCGGATCATGATGACATCGAGCATAAAACTATGATATATACGTTGTGTTTCGTTGGTTTGGCCATCTTCTCAATGGTAATCAATATCATTCAACATTATAACTTTGCATCCATGGGCGAGCAATTAACTAAGAGAGTCCGAGAAAAGATGTTGTCAAAGATACTCACCTTTGAAATAGGGTGGTTCGATGAGGATGAAAATTCAAGTGGAGCCATTTGTTCAAGACTCGCGAAAGATGCCAATGTG GTTCGGTCATTGGTGGGTGATCGGAGTGCTCTTCTTATTCAAACACTCTCTGCAGTGATCATTGCTTGCACGATGGGTTTGGTAATTGCTTGGAGATTGGCATTAATTATGATTACGGTTCAGCCACTAATAATTGTTTGTTTCTATTGCAAACGAGTTTTGTTAAAGAACATGTCACAAAAAGTCATGAAGTCACAAGATGAAAGCAGCAAGCTAGCAGCCGAAGCTGTTTCAAATTTACGTACGGTCACTGCCTTTTCATCTCAAACACGAATCATCAAAATGCTAGAAGAGACCCAAAAAGCACCAATGCGTGAGAGCATCAAGCAGGCTTGGTATGCTGGATTCGGGCTTGGGTTTTCTCAAAGTGTTATGGCTTGTACTCGGGCTCTAGACTTTTGGTATGGTGGGAAGTTGATTAGTGAAGGTCATTTGGGGTCAAAGGCGTTTTTCCAAACACTTATGATCTTAGCAAGCACAGGCAGGGTCATCGCGGATGCTGGGACAATGACAAATGATCTAGCAAAAGGATCTGATGCAGTGCAGTCTGTGTTTGCGGTATTGGACCGTTACAGCTTGATAGAGCCTGAGGATCCTCATGGTAAGAAGTCTGAGATCATAACAGGCCATATAGAGATATGTGATGTTGACTTTGCATACCCAGCACGTCCTGACGTCATGATATTTAAGGGTTTCTCCATTAATATTCAAGCTGGGAAATCAACTGCATTGGTTGGACAAAGTGGGTCAGGGAAATCTACCATAATTGGGTTGATCGAGCGCTTCTATGACCCGGTTAAAGGGGTTGTGAAAGTCGATGGAAGAGATATAAGATTGTACCATTTAAGAACTCTAAGGAAATCCATTGCCCTTGTAAGCCAAGAGCCGGCATTGTTCGCTGGCACCATACGTAAAAACATCACATATGGGGCTTCCAAGGAAGTTAGTGAGTCAGAGATCCTAGAAGCTGCAAAAGCAGCCAATGCTCATGACTTTATTACAGTTTTGAAAGATGGGTATGACACATGGTGTGGTGATCGCGGAGTACAACTCTCTGGAGGACAAAAGCAGCGCATTGCTATAGCCCGTGCCATACTGAAAAAACCCCCTGTTTTATTACTGGACGAAGCCACTAGTGCACTAGATAGTCAATCAGAAAAAGTAGTGCAGGATGCACTCGAGAAAATGATGGTGGGACGGACAAGTGTGGTCGTGGCACATAGGCTAAGTACCATTCAAAGCTGTGACACAATTGCGGTTTTGGATAAGGGGAAAGTGGTGGAGAAAGGAAACCATGGTTCATTGCTAGCGAAAGGGCCGAGTGGAGCTTACTACTCCTTGGTTAGTCTACAAAAACCTACTTCATCTGACCATTCTATCAACTAA